In the Clostridia bacterium genome, TTCCGGGTATACCGGAAGCACTGGACAATACGCTGCTGGTAGCCGAGATGTGCAACCTGGAATTGACCTTTGGGCAGCTCCACCTGCCTGATTACCAGGTGCCGCCGGGTTATGATGTGGATTCTTACCTGGCGCACCTGTGCCGGGAAGGAATTCAGCAGCGTTACAGGGTGATAGATGACCGGATCCGGCAAAGGTTGGAGTACGAGCTGTCGATCATTCGCAAGATGGGATATTCAGGATACTTCTTGATCGTGTGGGATATGATCCACTTTGCCAGGAGCCGGGGCATTTACGTGGGCCCGGGCCGGGGTTCGGCGGCAGGCAGTCTGGTGGCCTACAGTCTAGGGATCACCGATATTGATCCTTTGAAATACGGACTCTTGTTCGAAAGGTTTCTCAACCCGGAACGGGTGACCATGCCGGATATTGATACGGATTTTTGTTTTGAACGCCGGGGTGAGGTAATTGCCTACCTGACCGAAAAATACGGCCAGGACCATGTGGCCCAGATCAACACCTTTGGCACCATGGCGGCGAAGGCTGTCGTCCGTGATGTGGGCAGGGCCATGAATATACCCCTGGCGGAAGTGGATAAACTTGCCAAATTGATCCCTTCGGAGTTGGGTATTTCCCTGGAGCGGGCTCTGGAGACCAGCTTGGAGTTGCGGCAAATGGTGGAGCAAGATGAGCGATACATGCAATTGATGGAAGTGGCCAAGGCCATCGAGGGGATGCCGCGCCATGTTTCCACCCATGCCGCCGGGATCGTCATCGCCAAGGAGCCCCTGGTGAACTACTTGCCCTTGCAAAGAACCACCGACGGGGGCATTGCCACCCAGTTTCCCATGCAGACGGTGGAAGAACTGGGACTACTCAAAATGGATCTTTTGGGATTGCGTACCCTGACGGTCATCGGCGATACAGTCAAGCTGATCAAGGACACGGTAGGGGATGACCTGGATATTCGCAGCATTCCCATGGATGATCCCTTGACTTATGAACTTCTCGGCCGGGGTGATACCATCGGCGTCTTCCAGTTGGAAAGTTCCGGCATGAGAACAATCTTGAAAAACTTGAAGCCGGAACGTTTTGAGGATATCATTGCTCTGGTGGCCTTGTACCGCCCTGGACCCTTGGGCAGTGGGATGGTGGAGGATTTTATTGAGCGCAAGCACGGCAAGAAACCGGTAACGTATATTCACCCTGCTTTGGAACCCATTTTGAAGGATACCTACGGGGTCATCCTCTATCAAGAGCAGGTCATGCAGATCGCCAGCAGCATGGCCGGGTTTTCTTTGGGACAGGCGGATCTTTTACGCCGCGCCATGGGGAAGAAAAAGCCCGAGATTATCGCCGCTCAGAAAGAGACCTTTATCACCGGGGCGGGCGAAAACGGCGTAGATGTCAAAACCGCGGAAGAGATTTTTGATTTGATGGCCTATTTTGCCGGTTACGGCTTTAACAAGTCCCATAGCGCCGCTTATGCCCTGCTGGCCTACCAAACCGCATATTTAAAGGCCCACTACCCGGTGCAGTTCATGGCATCTTTGCTGTCCAGTGTGGTGACCAATTCGGATAAAGTTACGGGCTATATCGAGGAGTGCCGCCGGTTGGGGATTGAGGTATTGCCCCCCGATGTCAATGAAAGCCAGATCACTTTTACTCCTCTCACCGGGCGCATCCGTTTCGGTTTGGCCGCGGTGAAAAATGTCGGCCTGGGCGCCATCGAATCCATTATCAGCGCCCGCCAAGCAGGGCCCTTTCGTTCCCTGGATGATTTTTGTGAAAGGGTTGACCTGCGGGCAGTCAATCGCCGCGTGATTGAAAGCCTCATTGCCGGCGGTGCCTTTACTTCTCTGGGCTTGAAACGCGCCCAACTTTTCATGATGCTGGATGCCGCCCTGGAGCGGGGGCAGAAGGTACAGGAAGACCGCAAGAGAGGGCAGCTGTCCCTGTTTGATTATGATGGGGCCGCGGGTTGGGAGGAAGCAACCCAAGCCCTTTCCCCGCCCGACGTGCCGGAATACCCTCTGCCGAAACTGCTGGCAATGGAAAAGGACAGTTTAGGTTTTTATATTACCGCCCACCCCGTAACTGATTACGAATGGCAGTTTGCCTTGTTGGGCTGCATGCCCATCGCTCATTTGGACGAAACCCAGGATGGGGCGATGGTACAATTAGGAGGCATTATTACCGATTTGAGGAAAACTGTCACCCGCAGGGGAGACAACATGGCCTACTTTACCTTGGAGGATACTTCCGGCAGTATCGAGGTGCTGGTGTTTCCGAAGCATTACTTGCGGTTGGCTTCCCTTTTGGAGCAGGACCGGATCATCTATCTGGCGGGCCGGTTAGTGTACAACGAGGAGGAGCGGAAAGTATTTGCCGAGGAGATGGAGCTTCTCCAGCCGGAAGCTAAATGGCCACCGGATAAGGGACTGGAATTAACAATTACCGGCGATGCAGCGGATCTCCTGGGCCAACTGCAGGGTATCCTAAGCAAGTATCCCGGTGAGACTCCCCTGGTGTTGAAGTTCCTGCCGCAAAAAAAGCGGCTGTATGTGGACCGGCGCAACTGGCCCGGGCTGAGCAAAGAATTGGTATTCGCCCTGGAAAAGCTGTTGGGCAGGGAGAACATAAAACTAATCGGCGGCGGGAAAAAGCATAATCTGCAAGCTGGAACAAAGACTATTTAACAAACATGTGGACGGAAACCCCAGCGAAAAATCTTTGTTTTTGCAGGAATATAATGCCTGGAGTGGAAATTAGCAATAAACATTGTCAAACAAGGAGGACGATGGATGCGTGTCGCAGTTTACCCGGGTACTTTTGACCCGATCACCAATGGACATCTGGATATTCTGGAGAGGGCCGTCCATCTTTTTGACCGGGTCATTGTGGCCATTGCCGTCGAAAACTACAAGGATACACTGTTTAGTTTAGAAGAGAGAAGACAATTGGTGGAATCTGCATGTAAAAACCTGCCGCGGACTGAGGTCCGGGTTTTCGACGGGCTGTTGATGGAATTCGTCGAGGCGGTGGAGGCACGGGCCATCATCAGGGGGTTAAGGGCCGTTTCCGATTTTGAGTATGAAATGCAGATGGCTATGATGAATAAAAGACTCAACAACCAGGTGGAAACCGTATTCCTCATGTCGGCAACTAAATACTCA is a window encoding:
- a CDS encoding DNA polymerase III subunit alpha, with the protein product MSHDFVHLHVHTEYSLLDGACRIKPLVRAAAELGMRALAITDHGAMYGVIDFYKECRDAGIKPIIGCEVYCAVNSRHDREPHQDNIIYHLVLLAKNMEGYQNLLKLVSFAHMEGFYYKPRIDWELLEKYHEGLIALSGCLQGQIPQLMLNNQYRQAVELAGRFRDLFGRENFFLELQNHGLSEEQYINRDLLKLSRELGIPAVATNDVHYIEQGHAYHHDILLCIQTGKTLADENRMRFDNDQFYFKSRQQMEKAFPGIPEALDNTLLVAEMCNLELTFGQLHLPDYQVPPGYDVDSYLAHLCREGIQQRYRVIDDRIRQRLEYELSIIRKMGYSGYFLIVWDMIHFARSRGIYVGPGRGSAAGSLVAYSLGITDIDPLKYGLLFERFLNPERVTMPDIDTDFCFERRGEVIAYLTEKYGQDHVAQINTFGTMAAKAVVRDVGRAMNIPLAEVDKLAKLIPSELGISLERALETSLELRQMVEQDERYMQLMEVAKAIEGMPRHVSTHAAGIVIAKEPLVNYLPLQRTTDGGIATQFPMQTVEELGLLKMDLLGLRTLTVIGDTVKLIKDTVGDDLDIRSIPMDDPLTYELLGRGDTIGVFQLESSGMRTILKNLKPERFEDIIALVALYRPGPLGSGMVEDFIERKHGKKPVTYIHPALEPILKDTYGVILYQEQVMQIASSMAGFSLGQADLLRRAMGKKKPEIIAAQKETFITGAGENGVDVKTAEEIFDLMAYFAGYGFNKSHSAAYALLAYQTAYLKAHYPVQFMASLLSSVVTNSDKVTGYIEECRRLGIEVLPPDVNESQITFTPLTGRIRFGLAAVKNVGLGAIESIISARQAGPFRSLDDFCERVDLRAVNRRVIESLIAGGAFTSLGLKRAQLFMMLDAALERGQKVQEDRKRGQLSLFDYDGAAGWEEATQALSPPDVPEYPLPKLLAMEKDSLGFYITAHPVTDYEWQFALLGCMPIAHLDETQDGAMVQLGGIITDLRKTVTRRGDNMAYFTLEDTSGSIEVLVFPKHYLRLASLLEQDRIIYLAGRLVYNEEERKVFAEEMELLQPEAKWPPDKGLELTITGDAADLLGQLQGILSKYPGETPLVLKFLPQKKRLYVDRRNWPGLSKELVFALEKLLGRENIKLIGGGKKHNLQAGTKTI
- the coaD gene encoding pantetheine-phosphate adenylyltransferase, with amino-acid sequence MRVAVYPGTFDPITNGHLDILERAVHLFDRVIVAIAVENYKDTLFSLEERRQLVESACKNLPRTEVRVFDGLLMEFVEAVEARAIIRGLRAVSDFEYEMQMAMMNKRLNNQVETVFLMSATKYSFLSSSIIKQVALLDGSVKGLVPQEVEEALKQKYAMRAAGKEGREW